One Pseudomonadota bacterium DNA window includes the following coding sequences:
- a CDS encoding HigA family addiction module antitoxin: MDKNTDRIPTPTVGEILKEEFLEPLGLTAYRLAKSLNISTTTVLDILNGKRKITVETALRLSKYFGNSAKFWLNLQNDIDLRIRAERPHKDIDKIRPLQLTA, encoded by the coding sequence ATGGATAAGAATACAGACCGGATACCAACGCCTACGGTTGGAGAGATCTTAAAAGAGGAATTCCTCGAACCATTAGGCCTGACTGCATACCGTCTTGCAAAGAGTTTAAATATATCGACTACGACGGTATTAGATATACTGAATGGAAAAAGGAAGATAACCGTAGAAACAGCTTTGAGGCTATCTAAATATTTTGGTAATTCTGCAAAGTTTTGGTTAAATTTACAGAATGATATTGATTTGAGGATTCGTGCAGAAAGACCGCACAAAGATATCGATAAAATCCGCCCATTGCAACTAACGGCTTAG
- a CDS encoding type II toxin-antitoxin system RelE/ParE family toxin, giving the protein MIKSFKDKETENIYNQNRSKKFPNEIQSRALKKLIMIDNALSEDDLRVPPANNYEHLKGARKGECSIRINDQWRICFLFENSDAYEVGIEDYH; this is encoded by the coding sequence GTGATTAAATCATTTAAGGATAAAGAGACTGAGAATATTTACAATCAGAACAGATCAAAGAAATTTCCAAATGAGATTCAATCACGGGCTTTGAAAAAGCTTATCATGATAGATAATGCCTTATCTGAAGACGATTTACGAGTTCCACCGGCAAATAACTATGAACATCTGAAGGGTGCCAGAAAAGGTGAATGTTCAATTCGGATAAATGATCAGTGGCGCATATGTTTTCTTTTCGAGAACAGTGATGCCTACGAAGTGGGTATTGAGGACTACCATTAA